The following coding sequences lie in one Sorghum bicolor cultivar BTx623 chromosome 6, Sorghum_bicolor_NCBIv3, whole genome shotgun sequence genomic window:
- the LOC8060219 gene encoding filament-like plant protein 7 translates to MDETGDALRSCMEQLLLVRDEKERLIIEATNKISSEHKKTLHLQQKFEDTNKQFDKVITENYNLCNTVASKEKLIKELKESKGHSEQKLTEATARLEFSQKQCASLQYEVRVLQEELEIRSKEREYDLKSIDAARKKQQESAKKIAVLEAECQRLRTMVQKRLPGPAALAKMKDEVKRQGSGAAENGTRRPRAAVQPQQPRHSSMSEGHLVKLQELGDENRQLRQLLAQKESDLHFVLSKYADEACKLSILQRQHEELSGSHGSTENNHPKPMVSAFAKPEHSISGKQQVSKVRSRSRRITGSDMQLLVDPIDIEKLEWASRPSSAPHQCLDSPDTNSKMIISDTCHRELTPVILDEVTHALKNEISAKENDGAHFSYDRAEINTIVATLIERVSSMAERFNKNNVMSFRSLSHEKPELTLRIEHLVHVCSDVLDGKANLERLTDEVCLILEWIVSRCLLCADELDIVDYITNNSDGESQRTLSIHGKDIMQSTKSKIVLGKQQERRRLVETTEDLIPDVILENHSQIELITSKLVEDLVALRQEQSDSFQEQHLVRCEAKSAASHGSKDKLAEEEGNQITTTSAISAAARKLSECQETMANLSKQLHGLESPANTDPSDKEKCAPSAEPVATEKKEHGEPDANATEKKEHEQDSGQSLQSAKSASTLLLVRPTVPKSPRPPVSVDEKKKKRRANLLGRLVFRKKA, encoded by the exons ATGGATGAAACAGGGGATGCTCTGAGGTCCTGCATGGAGCAGCTGCTCCTTGTCAGGGACGAGAAAGAGCGGCTTATAATTGAAGCAACCAACAAGATCTCTTCTGAGCATAAGAAGACGCTGCATTTACAGCAGAAGTTTGAAGACACAAACAAACAGTTTGATAAGGTCATCACAGAAAACTACAATCTTTGCAACACTGTTGCCTCAAAGGAGAAGCTGATCAAAGAGCTGAAGGAATCCAAAGGACATTCAGAGCAGAAGCTGACCGAGGCAACTGCAAGGCTTGAGTTCTCACAGAAACAATGCGCCTCCCTTCAGTACGAGGTGCGCGTGCTTCAGGAGGAGCTTGAGATCCGGAGCAAAGAGCGAGAGTATGACCTCAAATCAATAGACGCTGCTCGGAAGAAGCAGCAGGAGAGCGCGAAGAAGATCGCTGTGCTAGAAGCAGAATGCCAGAGGCTGCGGACCATGGTTCAGAAGCGTCTGCCGGGTCCTGCGGCGTTGGCAAAAATGAAAGATGAGGTCAAGCGACAAGGTTCTGGTGCTGCTGAGAATGGAACAAGAAGGCCCCGTGCAGCAGTGCAGCCACAGCAGCCGAGGCATTCCTCCATGTCTGAAGGTCACCTAGTCAAGCTGCAGGAATTGGGTGATGAAAACAGGCAGCTCAGGCAGTTGTTGGCCCAAAAGGAGAGTGATCTGCACTTTGTGCTGTCGAAGTACGCAGACGAGGCATGCAAGCTGTCAATACTGCAAAGGCAGCATGAAGAGTTGTCTGGTAGTCACGGTTCAACAGAGAATAACCATCCAAAACCAATGGTGAGCGCATTTGCCAAGCCGGAACACTCAATATCTGGGAAGCAACAGGTGTCTAAGGTTAGGAGTAGGAGCCGAAGAATCACAGGATCTGACATGCAATTGCTTGTTGATCCTATAGATATTGAGAAACTAGAGTGGGCATCCAGACCTTCAAGTGCCCCACATCAGTGTCTGGATTCACCTGATACAAACTCAAAAATGATTATCTCAGACACATGTCACAGAGAGCTCACCCCTGTCATTCTTGATGAAGTAACACATGCACTGAAGAATGAGATATCTGCCAAAGAAAATGATGGTGCACACTTTTCCTATGACAGGGCAGAAATAAACACAATAGTGGCTACTCTGATAGAAAGAGTCAGCAGCATGGCTGAAAGATTTAACAAAAACAATGTTATGAGTTTTCGATCACTTTCTCATGAAAAGCCTGAACTCACTTTGCGAATTGAGCATCTAGTTCATGTCTGCAGTGACGTATTAGATGGAAAGGCTAATCTTGAAAGGCTTACTGATGAAGTTTGCTTGATCCTAGAGTGGATAGTGAGCCGATGCCTTTTATGTGCTGATGAACTAGACATTGTGGACTACATAACAAATAATTCTGATGGTGAGTCCCAAAGGACATTAAGCATTCATGGAAAAGATATAATGCAGAGTACAAAATCAAAAATTGTTTTAGGAAAGCAACAAGAGAGACGAAGATTGGTTGAAACAACTGAAGACTTGATCCCTGATGTAATATTAGAAAACCATTCTCAGATTGAGTTGATCACTTCTAAGCTTGTTGAAGACTTAGTGGCTCTTAGACAAGAGCAGAGTGATAGTTTTCAGGAACAGCATTTGGTACGCTGTGAAGCAAAAag TGCTGCTTCTCACGGGAGCAAAGACAAGTTAGCAGAAGAAGAGGGAAACCAGATCACAACG ACCTCAGCAATATCTGCAGCAGCCAGGAAACTTTCAGAATGCCAAGAAACAATGGCAAATCTAAGTAAGCAGTTGCATGGTCTGGAAAGTCCGGCAAATACAGATCCATCAGATAAAGAGAAATGTGCCCCGTCAGCTGAGCCTGTTGCAACCGAAAAGAAAGAACACGGCGAGCCTGATGCAAATGCAACTGAGAAGAAAGAACACGAGCAAGATTCTGGCCAAAGTCTACAGTCTGCTAAAAGTGCTTCGACTCTACTCCTTGTTCGTCCGACGGTCCCGAAGTCACCCCGACCACCCGTTTCTGTTgacgaaaaaaagaagaagcggCGTGCTAACCTTCTAGGCAGGCTTGTCTTCAGAAAGAAAGCATAA